From Nitrospinota bacterium, a single genomic window includes:
- a CDS encoding integrase arm-type DNA-binding domain-containing protein, which translates to MALTDTAIRAAKPGKKPVKIVDEKGLYLLVTPSGGKWWRLDYRFSGKRKTLSMGVYPDVGLKEARERRDTARKLLANDIDPGEHRKKNKAAKLERTANSFETLAREWFTKHSSNWAPSHADKIIQRLEKDVFPWLGGRPIAEITAPELLKTLRRIENRGAVDTAHRVHQNCGQVFRYGVATGRCERDPSGDLRGALAPAKHKHFAAITEPAEVGELLRAISGFRGTFIVQCALKLAPLLFARPGELRKAEWSQFDFEKGEWRYLVTKTKSEHLVPLASQAVAILRELYALTGGRKYVFPGRDPQKPMSDAAINAALRRMGYDTKTEITGHGFRAMARTILHQDLGVKPEVIEHQLAHRVPDALGNAYNRTKFLTERRKMMQQWADYLDKLKAGAEIIPLHRQAV; encoded by the coding sequence ATGGCCCTTACAGATACCGCAATTCGAGCCGCCAAACCCGGCAAAAAGCCTGTCAAAATAGTTGATGAAAAGGGTCTATATCTGCTCGTAACGCCATCCGGGGGCAAGTGGTGGCGGCTGGATTACCGATTTTCCGGCAAACGCAAAACCCTATCAATGGGCGTTTATCCTGACGTAGGACTGAAAGAAGCCCGTGAACGGCGTGACACGGCCCGCAAGTTGTTGGCCAATGATATTGATCCTGGCGAGCATCGCAAAAAGAACAAGGCGGCCAAGCTGGAGCGGACGGCGAACAGTTTTGAAACATTAGCGCGGGAGTGGTTCACAAAACATTCGTCAAACTGGGCGCCATCCCACGCCGACAAAATCATCCAGCGGCTGGAAAAGGATGTTTTCCCCTGGCTTGGTGGCAGACCTATCGCTGAAATAACGGCGCCGGAACTTTTGAAGACGTTACGTCGGATTGAAAATCGTGGAGCCGTGGATACAGCCCACCGAGTGCACCAGAACTGTGGGCAGGTATTCCGCTATGGCGTGGCGACTGGACGCTGTGAACGCGATCCTTCCGGCGACCTGCGCGGCGCATTGGCTCCGGCCAAGCATAAGCATTTCGCGGCTATCACTGAACCGGCAGAGGTTGGTGAACTATTGCGGGCAATCTCCGGTTTCCGGGGCACCTTCATTGTGCAATGCGCCTTGAAGCTGGCCCCTTTGCTGTTTGCACGGCCTGGCGAATTGCGAAAAGCGGAATGGAGCCAATTCGACTTTGAAAAAGGCGAGTGGCGTTACTTAGTGACCAAAACCAAGAGCGAACATCTTGTCCCATTGGCGTCACAAGCGGTGGCGATACTGCGAGAACTTTACGCCCTGACCGGTGGCAGGAAATATGTATTTCCTGGGCGTGATCCACAAAAACCAATGAGCGACGCGGCGATCAACGCGGCCTTGCGACGCATGGGCTACGATACCAAGACAGAAATTACCGGTCACGGTTTCCGCGCAATGGCCCGGACGATCCTGCATCAGGACCTTGGTGTAAAACCTGAAGTCATCGAGCATCAGCTGGCACACCGTGTCCCCGACGCTTTGGGGAATGCGTACAACAGGACGAAGTTTTTAACGGAACGCCGAAAGATGATGCAACAGTGGGCGGACTATCTCGACAAGCTGAAGGCCGGAGCGGAAATTATTCCACTACACCGTCAAGCGGTGTGA